The following are encoded in a window of Bacillus xiapuensis genomic DNA:
- a CDS encoding AraC family transcriptional regulator: MKFKVETLPNYRIAYVRRVGPYGSANFEVMEKLKKWAKNRNLLKSAILFAIPQDNPETTLPENCRFDASIVISKDYQLDDSIYEGELSSGKYLIYEVKHTAEDIQKAYADIFSSLQSNGYQIDDKPIMEKYTGDIINNPYCEICVPIKS; encoded by the coding sequence ATGAAGTTTAAAGTCGAAACCCTACCAAACTATCGCATTGCTTATGTACGAAGGGTTGGTCCTTATGGCAGTGCAAATTTTGAAGTAATGGAGAAGTTAAAAAAATGGGCTAAGAATAGAAATCTTCTTAAATCGGCCATTCTATTTGCAATTCCACAAGATAACCCTGAGACAACACTGCCTGAAAATTGTAGATTTGATGCTTCTATTGTGATTTCAAAGGATTATCAATTGGATGATTCAATTTATGAAGGTGAACTCTCCAGCGGAAAATACCTTATTTACGAAGTCAAACACACCGCAGAAGATATTCAAAAAGCATATGCTGATATTTTTTCATCTCTACAAAGCAATGGATATCAAATTGATGATAAACCTATTATGGAAAAATATACCGGTGATATAATTAACAATCCTTATTGTGAAATCTGCGTGCCCATAAAATCTTGA